The Miscanthus floridulus cultivar M001 chromosome 17, ASM1932011v1, whole genome shotgun sequence genome has a window encoding:
- the LOC136516318 gene encoding Golgi apparatus membrane protein-like protein ECHIDNA produces MDQRQVVSENYANPITCFFHVLFKAGALAFYILFSLFVKSFVIIFVITVLLAALDFWVVKNVSGRILVGLRWWNEIDDEGNSVWKFECLDGESLARMNKKDSWLFWWTLYLTAAAWIVLGIFSLIRLEADYLLVVGVCLSLSIANIVGFTKCNKDAKKNIQTFAQNALASRVTSSLQSAFGII; encoded by the exons ATGGATCAGCGCCAG GTGGTTAGCGAGAATTATGCCAACCCCATTACATGCTTCTTCCATGTGCTATTCAAG GCGGGGGCGCTGGCCTTCTACATCCTTTTCTCGCTCTTTGTGAAGAGCTTCGTCATCATCTTCGTGATCACGGTGCTCCTCGCAGCGCTCGACTTCTGGGTGGTGAAGAACGTCAGTGGCAGGATATTAGTGGGGCTGCGGTGGTGGAATGAGATTGACGATGAAGGAAACAGCGTGTGGAAGTTTGAGTGCCTTGATGGGGAG TCTCTCGCTCGGATGAACAAGAAGGATTCGTGGCTGTTCTGGTGGACTCTTTACTTGACT GCTGCTGCATGGATCGTTCTTGGTATATTTTCACTCATCAGGCTTGAGGCTGATTACCTTCTTGTTGTTGGAGTTTGCTTGAGTCTAAGCATTGCAAACATTGTTGGATTCACCAAGTGCAACAAAG atgccaagaagaacaTCCAGACTTTCGCTCAAAATGCACTCGCTTCCCGTGTCACATCGTCGCTGCAATCAGCATTCGGAATCATCTGA